From Streptomyces sp. 6-11-2, one genomic window encodes:
- a CDS encoding GPP34 family phosphoprotein, giving the protein MGRSRRTLPEELLLLALDPATGTTAQPQSLDLGLAGAQLVELALAGRIAPDGDRIAVVVPRPTGDPTLDCALELLRRRGAPVRAVHWIGGPRLGLRQTYLSHLERCGMVHAVAGQMCGVLPTTRYQATDTAISREIRARLDSAIRTGVPPDPRTAALAALAHAVGLGKHLYPGNEGRSSRSRLRDLIRHDPMGGLVAHAVMDVQNGVGAQPRRGAASAAGRQGGAGTRPAAEPARGVPMQPRRGSMVRAVAH; this is encoded by the coding sequence ATGGGCAGGAGCCGCAGAACACTTCCGGAGGAGCTTCTGCTGCTGGCACTGGACCCGGCCACGGGTACCACTGCGCAGCCGCAGTCGCTCGACCTCGGTCTGGCCGGAGCACAGCTAGTGGAGCTGGCGCTGGCCGGACGGATAGCCCCAGACGGGGATCGTATCGCCGTGGTGGTGCCACGGCCGACAGGAGATCCAACTCTGGACTGCGCGTTGGAGTTGCTGCGAAGGCGCGGCGCTCCGGTACGGGCCGTCCACTGGATCGGCGGGCCGCGTCTCGGGCTGCGCCAGACCTACCTCTCGCATCTGGAGCGGTGCGGCATGGTGCACGCCGTGGCCGGCCAGATGTGCGGGGTGCTGCCGACGACTCGCTACCAGGCGACGGACACCGCCATCAGCCGGGAGATCAGGGCCCGGCTGGACTCGGCGATCCGCACCGGCGTACCGCCGGACCCGCGGACCGCCGCGCTCGCCGCGCTGGCGCACGCGGTCGGCCTCGGCAAGCACCTGTACCCCGGCAATGAGGGTCGGTCGTCACGGTCCCGGCTCAGGGACCTGATCCGGCACGACCCCATGGGCGGACTCGTGGCGCACGCCGTGATGGACGTCCAGAACGGCGTGGGGGCGCAGCCGCGCCGCGGCGCGGCCTCGGCGGCCGGCCGCCAGGGCGGGGCGGGCACCAGGCCCGCGGCGGAACCCGCCCGCGGCGTTCCGATGCAGCCACGCCGCGGTTCCATGGTCCGTGCCGTGGCCCACTGA
- a CDS encoding glutathione peroxidase, whose protein sequence is MTTSDSNGAIAPDSPLAVEIGALQGGPAGLGQYAGQVVLIVNVASKCGLTPQYAGLEQLHERYAGQGFTVLGVPCNQFMGQEPGSAEEIAEFCSATYGVTFPMTEKVEVNGEGRHALYERLTGFADAGGHSGDIRWNFEKFLVGRDGKVVARFSPQTGPEAAELVAAVEQQLA, encoded by the coding sequence ATGACCACTTCAGACAGCAACGGCGCCATCGCCCCGGACTCCCCCCTGGCCGTGGAGATCGGCGCTCTCCAGGGCGGGCCGGCCGGCCTCGGGCAGTACGCGGGGCAGGTCGTGCTCATCGTGAACGTGGCGTCCAAGTGCGGGCTCACCCCGCAGTACGCCGGGCTCGAACAACTGCACGAGCGGTACGCCGGGCAGGGCTTCACCGTGCTCGGGGTTCCGTGCAACCAGTTCATGGGGCAGGAGCCGGGCAGCGCCGAGGAGATCGCCGAGTTCTGTTCCGCCACGTACGGCGTCACCTTCCCCATGACCGAGAAGGTCGAGGTGAACGGGGAGGGGCGGCACGCGCTCTACGAGCGTCTGACCGGCTTCGCCGACGCCGGGGGCCACAGCGGGGACATCCGCTGGAACTTCGAGAAGTTCCTGGTCGGCCGGGACGGCAAGGTCGTCGCCCGGTTCTCCCCGCAGACCGGCCCCGAGGCCGCCGAGCTGGTCGCGGCCGTCGAGCAGCAGCTCGCCTGA
- a CDS encoding MFS transporter, with protein MATADPTRADDADPGPGNGSRIEASTSDTDGDRGRPGGPVGDPGEHGDGERSRARSAVMAVRERMLRHPVLSVTVLAGLLHIVWFFTFANSGGDLAAQDAWAEFVGRHPDSAYNLAWYGGMHPVSYSVVSPYLMSLLGVRTTMMIAGTASAGLLTLVLIRSRSVRNPLWAALMGVFGLLCNALSGRVTFGLGTMFALGAVAAVFCWPHRWRFKRWAKALVAAPLAALATMSSPVAGLFVGLVAVALFLQKRRPGAWALGLAPAAVVAASAWLFPFSGTQPMAFASVILPLIYAVFAVVLVPREWKTVRITSAVYGLAVVMVWLISSQIGSNITRLAMLFGGVVLVAALPFAVPRSRTWYTIVLAVAVFVGWIGFKSVDDIVNTTPAASWARELAPLVNQLQQVGAEKGRVEVVPARSHREASALAPYVNLARGWNRQADMQRNPLFYDDTLNSANYHDWLQRWAVHYVVLPKGDVDGNGGERERALVQEGMPYLKQVWGDANWQLFKVTDPASLAEPDAVVERAEQGEMTLQVRKAGRVLIRIPYSPWLSLVDEQGKSLKPPQETDASKHRAEGEPKTYDNVNGCLMETEQDVEGDKWTVLVAPKAGTYRLAAPYQLPRGTPCPDELK; from the coding sequence GTGGCCACAGCGGATCCGACACGCGCCGACGACGCCGATCCGGGCCCGGGCAACGGTTCGCGAATAGAAGCGTCCACGTCTGACACGGACGGTGACCGCGGGCGGCCGGGTGGCCCGGTGGGCGACCCTGGGGAGCATGGGGACGGTGAACGGTCCCGCGCCCGGTCGGCGGTCATGGCGGTACGGGAGCGGATGCTGCGGCACCCGGTCCTGTCCGTCACCGTCCTGGCCGGTCTGCTGCACATCGTCTGGTTCTTCACGTTCGCCAACAGCGGCGGCGACCTCGCGGCGCAGGACGCCTGGGCCGAGTTCGTCGGCCGGCACCCCGACTCGGCGTACAACCTCGCCTGGTACGGCGGCATGCACCCGGTGTCGTACAGCGTGGTGTCGCCGTATCTGATGTCCCTCCTCGGCGTCCGTACGACGATGATGATCGCCGGCACGGCCTCGGCGGGCCTGCTGACGCTGGTGCTCATCCGCAGCCGCTCGGTCAGGAACCCGTTGTGGGCCGCGCTGATGGGCGTCTTCGGGCTGCTGTGCAACGCGCTGTCGGGCCGGGTGACCTTCGGGCTGGGCACGATGTTCGCGCTGGGCGCGGTCGCGGCCGTGTTCTGCTGGCCGCACCGCTGGCGCTTCAAACGCTGGGCGAAGGCGCTGGTCGCGGCCCCGCTGGCCGCGCTCGCCACCATGTCCTCACCGGTGGCGGGCCTGTTCGTGGGCCTGGTCGCGGTCGCGCTGTTCCTCCAGAAGCGCCGGCCCGGCGCGTGGGCGCTGGGCCTGGCCCCGGCCGCGGTGGTGGCCGCGTCGGCCTGGCTGTTCCCGTTCTCCGGCACCCAGCCGATGGCGTTCGCCTCGGTGATCCTGCCCCTGATCTACGCCGTGTTCGCCGTCGTCCTCGTCCCCCGGGAGTGGAAGACGGTCCGGATCACGTCCGCGGTGTACGGCCTGGCGGTCGTCATGGTCTGGCTGATCAGCTCCCAGATCGGCTCCAACATCACCCGGCTGGCCATGCTGTTCGGCGGGGTGGTCCTGGTGGCGGCGCTGCCGTTCGCGGTCCCGCGCTCGCGCACCTGGTACACGATCGTGCTGGCCGTCGCCGTCTTCGTCGGCTGGATAGGGTTCAAGTCGGTCGACGACATCGTCAACACCACGCCCGCCGCCTCCTGGGCGCGCGAGCTGGCCCCCCTGGTCAACCAGTTGCAGCAGGTGGGCGCGGAGAAGGGCCGCGTCGAGGTGGTCCCCGCCCGCTCCCACCGCGAGGCCTCCGCGCTGGCGCCCTACGTCAACCTGGCCCGCGGCTGGAACCGGCAGGCCGACATGCAGCGCAACCCGCTCTTCTACGACGACACGCTCAACTCGGCGAACTACCATGACTGGTTGCAGCGGTGGGCGGTGCACTACGTGGTGCTGCCCAAGGGCGACGTCGACGGCAACGGCGGCGAGCGCGAACGCGCGCTGGTGCAGGAGGGCATGCCGTACCTCAAGCAGGTCTGGGGCGACGCCAACTGGCAGCTGTTCAAGGTCACCGACCCCGCGTCGCTCGCCGAGCCGGACGCGGTCGTCGAACGCGCCGAACAGGGCGAGATGACCCTCCAGGTGCGCAAGGCCGGCCGCGTCCTCATCCGCATCCCGTACTCGCCCTGGCTGAGCCTCGTCGACGAGCAGGGCAAGAGCCTCAAGCCGCCCCAGGAGACCGACGCCTCCAAGCACCGCGCCGAGGGCGAGCCGAAGACGTACGACAACGTCAACGGCTGCCTCATGGAGACGGAGCAGGACGTCGAGGGCGACAAGTGGACCGTGCTGGTCGCGCCGAAGGCGGGCACGTACCGCCTGGCGGCGCCGTACCAGCTGCCGCGGGGCACGCCGTGCCCGGACGAGTTGAAGTGA
- a CDS encoding D-alanyl-D-alanine carboxypeptidase, producing the protein MAGESPDRSKQRESSAQKTSGSAGPVPESRNEARDPRLALTGESGESAESREPGSSGGSEGRGGVDTATRVLSTRDVRTTARTGAADDADGTDDPADTAGAAAESDGDGAGAAGDARLRAAVAAWVDSGDDDKRADTENASGDGTGAKDAGTEGGIEAEASEDASGGAAAASGKAGAESGTAGEAEAASDARDAEAEDADDAEPTKARVAPEGDADGPEAASDARDAEAEDADDAEPTKAPVAPEADADGPEDAARGKAGTEPEAADDAAVGASDAEAADEAGDAKRAEAEAAPGAAGRAKDGVEPEADAEGPDDADGAKRDGQGKGSGDGKRAEADEAAEDDDPGAGDGGSEGVASDEKPPVDQPTTMLKIGGAAKPQVDQPTTMLKLGGDKKRAPESEAERTSKFVALKPLDSPQPRKPRPAQPDTPTSKPVPAAAVPQVGPERTTQQPLPPKPPLDLLAELTNTPPPPETPLRTTVRRLKIWTPLVVLLLIVFAIVQAVRPLPDPTFALTAEDTYTFPGEQVKLPWPDEGQGWMGVDGVGTMDHFGEQKPVAIGSVAKTMTAYIILRDHPLKAGEEGPKIEIDPTAEKEGGYDKAGESTLNTMKAGDFLTEKQALSAVMIPSANNIARLLARWDAGSEAEFVKKMNATAKELGMANTTYTDPSGLKETTVSTAEDQVKLGNAAMTMPAMVAITSAASWTDPTGKYWNNYNELPYTIGAIGIKTGSTTAAGGNLLFAAQKQVGGRTVTIVGAILGQHKREILATVNAVSKTALLAAKDVPTSAKILKKGDVVGYVDDQLGGHTPVVVTKDVTAVGWAGLRLELSLSTDVLPHTAKAGTEVGMLTVGDGGDGAVQVPVALQDDLAEPGFPARLTRIG; encoded by the coding sequence GTGGCGGGCGAGTCCCCCGACAGGTCGAAGCAGCGCGAGTCGTCGGCACAGAAGACGTCGGGGAGCGCGGGTCCGGTTCCCGAGTCCAGGAACGAGGCCCGCGACCCGCGGCTCGCGCTGACGGGGGAGTCCGGGGAGTCGGCGGAGTCCCGTGAGCCGGGCTCGTCCGGTGGCTCCGAGGGGCGCGGCGGGGTCGATACGGCCACTCGGGTGCTTTCGACGCGGGACGTGAGGACGACGGCGAGGACCGGCGCCGCAGACGACGCCGACGGCACCGACGACCCGGCTGACACTGCGGGCGCTGCCGCGGAGTCCGACGGTGACGGCGCCGGCGCGGCGGGTGACGCGCGCCTGCGTGCGGCGGTGGCCGCGTGGGTGGACTCCGGGGACGACGACAAGCGCGCGGACACCGAGAACGCCTCCGGCGACGGGACGGGCGCGAAGGACGCGGGGACCGAGGGCGGCATCGAGGCTGAGGCCTCGGAGGACGCCTCCGGCGGGGCGGCTGCCGCGAGCGGGAAGGCCGGGGCCGAGTCTGGGACCGCCGGCGAGGCCGAGGCCGCGTCTGACGCGCGGGACGCCGAGGCCGAGGACGCCGACGACGCCGAGCCTACGAAGGCCCGTGTCGCGCCGGAGGGCGACGCCGACGGGCCCGAGGCCGCGTCTGACGCGCGGGACGCCGAGGCCGAGGACGCCGACGACGCCGAGCCTACGAAGGCCCCTGTCGCGCCGGAGGCCGACGCCGACGGGCCCGAGGACGCCGCGCGCGGGAAGGCCGGGACCGAGCCCGAGGCCGCCGACGACGCTGCGGTGGGCGCTTCCGACGCCGAGGCCGCCGACGAAGCCGGCGACGCCAAGCGTGCCGAGGCCGAGGCCGCGCCCGGGGCTGCCGGGCGTGCGAAGGACGGCGTTGAGCCCGAGGCTGACGCCGAGGGGCCCGACGACGCCGACGGCGCCAAGCGCGACGGCCAGGGCAAGGGCTCCGGCGACGGCAAGCGCGCCGAAGCCGATGAGGCCGCGGAGGACGACGACCCCGGAGCCGGTGACGGCGGCTCGGAGGGGGTGGCCTCGGACGAGAAGCCGCCCGTGGACCAGCCCACCACCATGCTGAAGATCGGCGGCGCCGCCAAGCCCCAGGTCGACCAGCCCACGACCATGCTCAAGCTGGGCGGCGACAAGAAGCGGGCGCCCGAGTCCGAGGCCGAGCGGACCAGCAAGTTCGTCGCGCTCAAGCCGCTCGACTCCCCGCAGCCCCGCAAGCCGCGGCCCGCGCAGCCGGACACGCCCACGTCCAAGCCCGTACCCGCGGCCGCCGTCCCACAGGTCGGTCCCGAGCGCACCACCCAGCAGCCGCTGCCCCCCAAGCCGCCGCTGGACCTGCTGGCCGAGCTGACGAACACTCCGCCGCCCCCGGAGACCCCGCTGCGCACCACGGTGCGCCGCCTCAAGATCTGGACCCCGCTGGTCGTCCTCCTGCTGATCGTCTTTGCGATCGTGCAGGCCGTGCGCCCGCTGCCCGACCCCACCTTCGCGCTGACCGCCGAGGACACCTACACCTTCCCAGGCGAGCAGGTGAAGCTGCCGTGGCCCGACGAGGGCCAGGGCTGGATGGGCGTGGACGGCGTCGGCACGATGGACCACTTCGGCGAGCAGAAGCCGGTCGCCATCGGCTCGGTCGCCAAGACCATGACCGCGTACATCATCCTGCGCGACCACCCGCTGAAGGCCGGCGAGGAAGGCCCGAAGATCGAGATCGACCCGACGGCGGAGAAGGAGGGCGGCTACGACAAGGCCGGCGAGTCCACGCTCAACACCATGAAGGCCGGCGACTTCCTCACCGAGAAGCAGGCCCTGTCCGCGGTCATGATCCCCTCCGCGAACAACATCGCGCGCCTGCTGGCCCGTTGGGACGCGGGCTCCGAGGCGGAGTTCGTCAAGAAGATGAACGCCACCGCCAAGGAACTCGGGATGGCGAACACCACGTACACCGACCCCTCGGGTCTGAAGGAGACCACCGTCTCCACCGCCGAGGACCAGGTGAAGCTCGGCAACGCGGCCATGACGATGCCGGCCATGGTGGCCATCACCAGCGCGGCCAGCTGGACGGACCCGACCGGGAAGTACTGGAACAACTACAACGAGTTGCCGTACACCATCGGCGCGATCGGCATCAAGACCGGCTCCACCACCGCGGCCGGCGGCAACCTGCTCTTCGCCGCCCAGAAGCAGGTCGGCGGCCGGACGGTGACCATCGTCGGCGCGATCCTCGGCCAGCACAAGCGGGAGATCCTCGCGACGGTCAACGCGGTCAGCAAGACCGCGCTGCTCGCCGCCAAGGACGTGCCGACCTCGGCGAAGATCCTGAAGAAGGGCGACGTCGTCGGGTACGTCGACGACCAGCTCGGCGGCCACACCCCGGTCGTCGTCACCAAGGACGTCACCGCGGTCGGCTGGGCCGGCCTGCGACTCGAGCTGTCCCTCTCCACGGACGTACTGCCGCACACCGCGAAGGCCGGCACGGAGGTGGGCATGCTCACCGTCGGTGACGGCGGGGACGGTGCCGTACAGGTGCCCGTGGCCCTCCAGGACGATCTCGCCGAGCCGGGCTTCCCGGCCAGGCTGACGCGCATCGGCTGA
- a CDS encoding DUF397 domain-containing protein — MAIRQGATETWTKSSYSTGNGACVEVKSPVAAAMAVRDSKVPTGPVLGFRADAWNTFVTSIKA; from the coding sequence ATGGCAATTCGTCAGGGCGCCACGGAGACGTGGACCAAGTCCTCGTACTCCACGGGCAACGGCGCGTGCGTCGAAGTCAAGTCACCGGTGGCCGCGGCCATGGCGGTCCGGGACTCCAAGGTCCCCACGGGCCCGGTGCTCGGCTTCCGCGCCGACGCGTGGAACACCTTCGTGACGTCGATCAAGGCTTGA
- a CDS encoding carbohydrate ABC transporter permease codes for MSAPSTAARAQGRPVLGRFPRPLRILGYALLVALGLLYLLPFVIQLVTGFKTDPDAATHPLGLFPVTPTTAAYQRLFGISRTGDGVPFLRWLGNSVFVAVVITAGRVLFASMAGYALARLRFPGRTVLFGFLLTVIAVPPIVLLIPRFLVLNTFGLFDTYAAMILPLLVDAAQVFIMKQFFESIPREVEEAARVDGAGVFRTFWSVVLPMARPALITVTILAFQGSWNEFTHYLVATQSSQYETLTTGLARMVSGSLGGGTQYPLKLAAALLSTLPVAILFFCFQRHFVQGANAGAVKD; via the coding sequence ATGAGCGCCCCTTCCACGGCCGCCCGGGCGCAGGGCCGTCCGGTGCTCGGACGCTTCCCCCGGCCCCTGCGGATCCTCGGGTACGCGCTGCTGGTGGCGCTCGGGCTGCTGTATCTCCTGCCGTTCGTCATCCAGTTGGTCACCGGGTTCAAGACGGACCCGGACGCGGCGACCCATCCGCTCGGGCTGTTCCCGGTCACCCCGACGACCGCCGCCTACCAGCGGCTGTTCGGGATCAGCCGGACCGGGGACGGTGTGCCGTTCCTACGCTGGCTGGGCAACTCGGTGTTCGTCGCGGTCGTCATCACCGCGGGGCGGGTGCTGTTCGCCTCGATGGCCGGGTACGCGCTGGCCCGGCTGCGCTTTCCCGGCCGCACCGTGCTGTTCGGGTTCCTCCTCACCGTGATCGCGGTGCCCCCCATAGTGCTGCTGATCCCGAGGTTCCTGGTGCTCAACACCTTCGGGCTGTTCGACACCTACGCCGCCATGATCCTGCCGCTGCTGGTGGACGCGGCGCAGGTCTTCATCATGAAGCAGTTCTTCGAGTCGATCCCCCGGGAAGTGGAGGAGGCCGCGCGGGTCGACGGCGCCGGTGTCTTCCGCACCTTCTGGTCGGTCGTCCTGCCGATGGCCCGGCCCGCCCTGATCACCGTGACGATCCTGGCCTTCCAGGGCTCCTGGAACGAGTTCACCCACTACCTCGTGGCCACCCAGTCCAGCCAGTACGAAACCCTGACCACCGGCCTCGCCCGCATGGTCTCCGGCAGCCTGGGCGGCGGCACCCAGTACCCCCTGAAACTGGCTGCGGCCCTCCTGTCGACCCTCCCCGTCGCAATCCTCTTCTTCTGCTTCCAACGCCACTTCGTCCAGGGCGCGAACGCGGGGGCGGTCAAGGACTAG
- a CDS encoding MFS transporter produces the protein MRSYQQLFRTPEFTPLFLASCAQTVAQTASGLALGTLVYRATDSPLLSAVSMFGPSLAQVLGATLFLSGADRLPPRRALVGVCLSFAAGTALLAVPGLALWAVFAVVLAQGLVASLGGGVRWGLLNEILSKDGYLLGRSVFNMMSGIMQITGFATGGVLVAALSPRFSLLLSAVLYAVAAAVLRLGLTHRRPRASGRPSVSATWRTNALLWSSRRRRLTYLGLWLPNGLVVGCESLYVSYAPAAAGMLFACAALGMLAGDVTVGRLLPPAVRRRAATPLLLLLAGPYLLFALHPPIPVAACLVTLASVGFGASLVQQEHLMNSTPDELAGHALGLHSAGMLTLQGVSATLAGTVAQLTSPAAAMTATAAASTAVTLSLAIASRRPNTGTREASSPRPAHPTAPAAPSPEPQEEHPSR, from the coding sequence ATGCGCAGCTACCAACAGCTCTTCCGGACTCCGGAGTTCACCCCGCTCTTCCTTGCGTCCTGCGCGCAGACGGTGGCCCAGACGGCGAGCGGACTCGCGCTCGGCACCCTGGTGTACCGGGCGACGGACTCGCCGCTGCTCTCCGCGGTGAGCATGTTCGGCCCCTCGCTGGCCCAGGTGCTCGGCGCGACCCTCTTCCTGTCCGGCGCGGACCGGCTGCCGCCGCGCCGTGCGCTGGTGGGCGTGTGCCTGTCCTTCGCGGCGGGCACGGCGCTGCTGGCGGTGCCCGGACTGGCGCTGTGGGCGGTCTTCGCCGTGGTCCTCGCGCAGGGGCTGGTCGCCTCCCTGGGCGGGGGAGTCCGCTGGGGCCTGCTGAACGAGATCCTGTCCAAGGACGGCTATCTGCTGGGGCGTTCGGTGTTCAACATGATGAGCGGCATCATGCAGATCACCGGGTTCGCGACGGGCGGGGTGCTGGTGGCGGCCCTGTCACCGCGGTTCTCGCTGCTGCTGTCCGCCGTGCTGTACGCGGTGGCGGCCGCGGTGCTCCGCCTCGGCCTGACCCACCGGCGGCCCCGTGCCTCCGGCCGCCCCTCGGTCTCGGCGACCTGGCGCACCAACGCCCTGCTGTGGTCGTCCCGCCGGCGCCGCCTGACCTACCTGGGCCTGTGGCTGCCCAACGGCCTGGTGGTCGGCTGCGAGTCCCTCTACGTCTCCTACGCCCCCGCCGCGGCGGGCATGCTGTTCGCCTGCGCGGCGCTCGGCATGCTGGCCGGCGACGTGACGGTGGGCCGCCTGCTGCCTCCGGCGGTACGGCGCCGGGCGGCCACGCCGCTGCTTCTGCTCCTGGCCGGCCCGTACCTGCTCTTCGCCCTCCACCCGCCCATACCGGTGGCCGCCTGCCTGGTCACCCTCGCCTCCGTGGGCTTCGGCGCGAGCCTGGTCCAGCAGGAGCACCTGATGAACTCGACCCCCGACGAACTGGCCGGGCACGCCCTCGGCCTGCACTCCGCGGGCATGCTCACCCTTCAGGGCGTCAGCGCCACCCTGGCGGGCACGGTCGCCCAACTCACGTCGCCCGCAGCGGCGATGACGGCGACGGCGGCGGCCTCGACAGCGGTGACCCTGAGCCTGGCCATCGCGTCCCGCCGCCCTAACACCGGGACACGCGAAGCCTCTTCACCCAGGCCCGCCCACCCCACCGCCCCAGCAGCCCCATCCCCAGAGCCACAAGAAGAGCACCCCAGTCGATGA
- a CDS encoding helix-turn-helix domain-containing protein → MGWWQVNADTLAGSRFLLSPLAETFASLELLHAGTGHHPGEQAWLRAHLPAYRRLLADDPVTALLVRAGLGRDWIADFLTPTPRDEESFEEGVERVRVTDPADARAHLRTSLAGPLPAALDRDDLPERAARLLEYVWADAVQPSWARRRRVLEADVVARTAQVSRGGWAAVLDTLRPGTRWLGESRFQVNLHEYPPREISGAQLVFVPVTPKAGWVSWDETRRRYAVVYPCAGALADTDAHRSAVPTGLLALLGRTRAQVLILLDSPLSTTQLTAVTGQKLGSVGRHLRVLLDAGLVERRRAGRSVLYSRTGAGQVLVEAAASRTGAGDEPGQGDRRSAVPPPRG, encoded by the coding sequence ATGGGCTGGTGGCAGGTCAACGCCGACACGCTCGCCGGGAGCCGGTTCCTGCTTTCGCCGCTCGCCGAGACCTTCGCGAGCCTGGAGCTGCTGCACGCGGGCACCGGCCATCACCCCGGCGAACAGGCGTGGCTGCGCGCACACCTGCCCGCCTACCGGCGGCTCCTCGCCGACGACCCCGTCACCGCGCTCCTCGTCCGCGCCGGACTCGGCCGGGACTGGATCGCCGACTTCCTCACCCCCACGCCACGGGACGAGGAGTCCTTCGAGGAGGGGGTCGAGCGGGTACGCGTCACCGACCCGGCGGACGCCCGCGCGCACCTGCGGACCTCGCTCGCCGGGCCGCTGCCGGCCGCGCTGGATCGGGACGACCTGCCCGAGCGCGCGGCCCGGCTCCTGGAGTACGTCTGGGCGGACGCCGTACAGCCCTCCTGGGCCCGGCGGCGGCGCGTCCTCGAAGCCGATGTCGTGGCACGGACCGCGCAGGTCAGCCGGGGCGGCTGGGCGGCGGTACTGGACACCCTGCGGCCGGGCACGCGCTGGCTCGGCGAGAGCCGGTTCCAGGTCAACCTGCACGAGTATCCGCCGCGCGAGATCTCCGGCGCCCAGCTCGTCTTCGTACCGGTCACCCCGAAGGCCGGCTGGGTGTCGTGGGACGAGACGCGGCGCCGGTACGCCGTCGTCTACCCCTGCGCCGGCGCCCTCGCCGACACCGACGCCCACCGCTCCGCGGTTCCCACGGGCCTCCTCGCACTGCTGGGCCGTACCCGCGCGCAGGTGCTGATCCTGCTCGACTCGCCGCTCAGCACCACCCAGCTGACCGCCGTGACCGGGCAGAAGCTGGGCTCCGTGGGCCGCCATCTGCGCGTACTGCTGGACGCGGGGCTGGTGGAGCGCCGCCGCGCCGGACGATCGGTGCTGTACTCGCGCACCGGGGCGGGCCAGGTCCTCGTCGAGGCGGCAGCCTCAAGGACGGGCGCCGGAGACGAGCCCGGGCAAGGAGACCGCCGCTCGGCAGTGCCACCCCCGCGCGGCTAG
- a CDS encoding helix-turn-helix transcriptional regulator — protein sequence MASNVNPTVRRRRLGQELRRLRELKGMTAEEVAERLLVSQSKISRLENGRRSISQRDVRDLCGVYEVEDHRIVDSLMQMAKDSRQQGWWHSFGDIPYSVYIGLETDAASLRIYDPQVVPGLLQTRQYAEALISGALPETAPADIEKRVQVRMRRQERISAAENPLRLWTVLDEAALRRIVGSPAMMREQLEHLVEQSQLPHVTVQVIPFDMGAHPGLNGQYAILEFPDTADSSVVYIEGVTSDLYLEKANDVQKYSVMYEHLRAQALNVEQSRQFIANIAKEHVR from the coding sequence GTGGCGTCCAATGTCAATCCCACTGTCAGGCGGCGCCGGCTGGGCCAGGAGTTGCGCAGGCTGCGCGAACTCAAGGGCATGACGGCCGAGGAGGTGGCCGAGCGGCTGCTGGTGTCGCAGTCGAAGATCAGCCGCCTGGAGAACGGCCGGCGCAGCATCAGCCAGCGTGACGTGCGCGATCTGTGCGGCGTCTACGAGGTGGAGGACCACCGGATCGTCGACTCGCTGATGCAGATGGCCAAGGACTCGCGCCAGCAGGGCTGGTGGCACTCCTTCGGCGACATCCCCTACAGCGTCTACATCGGCCTGGAGACGGACGCGGCGAGCCTGCGGATCTACGACCCCCAGGTCGTTCCGGGGCTGCTTCAGACCCGCCAGTACGCGGAGGCACTGATCTCCGGTGCCCTGCCGGAGACGGCGCCCGCCGACATCGAGAAGCGGGTGCAGGTCAGGATGCGGCGGCAGGAACGAATCTCCGCCGCCGAGAACCCGTTGCGGCTGTGGACGGTCCTGGACGAGGCCGCCCTGCGCCGGATCGTCGGCAGCCCCGCCATGATGCGGGAGCAGTTGGAGCACCTGGTCGAACAGTCCCAACTGCCGCACGTGACCGTGCAGGTCATCCCCTTCGACATGGGCGCGCACCCGGGCCTCAACGGCCAGTACGCGATCCTCGAGTTCCCGGACACGGCGGACTCCAGCGTGGTCTACATCGAGGGCGTCACCAGCGACCTGTATCTGGAGAAGGCGAACGACGTCCAGAAGTACAGCGTGATGTACGAGCATCTGCGGGCGCAGGCCCTGAACGTGGAGCAGTCACGTCAGTTCATCGCGAATATCGCCAAGGAGCACGTGCGCTGA